In Desulfomonile tiedjei DSM 6799, a genomic segment contains:
- a CDS encoding 4'-phosphopantetheinyl transferase family protein, translating to MNVSARGAGLRRGLLPVNQLDAVSFLKLGGRFTVYGCFEGNEISKRHAERIKELLAHRLWHELSTRNLCPPPDGSLRIITSALGKPAVMAGNRIGPPISFSRSAGSILAAACASGPQIGLDSASPAEFPHGYPVWKICYPHEWSDALRITGGDPHKAASLLWSVKESFAKALGSGFHLFDALSVLAEYTSKDNETLCFKLWLNDKAREKICTFSSLSQCRQRNGRHFDLPERENPLFSNIEYTPGMAFARYVKQKFAWLTVTFIDTPFSP from the coding sequence ATGAACGTTTCCGCAAGAGGAGCAGGTTTGCGCAGAGGACTTCTCCCCGTAAATCAACTCGACGCCGTGAGCTTCCTGAAACTGGGAGGTCGATTTACCGTTTACGGCTGTTTCGAAGGCAATGAGATTAGCAAGCGACATGCCGAGAGAATAAAGGAACTCCTGGCGCATCGTTTGTGGCATGAACTCAGCACTCGAAATCTCTGCCCGCCTCCGGACGGATCGCTGAGAATTATCACCTCTGCACTTGGTAAGCCCGCAGTAATGGCCGGAAACAGGATCGGACCGCCAATCTCTTTTTCCCGTTCCGCTGGTTCGATTCTGGCAGCAGCGTGTGCATCAGGCCCACAAATAGGGCTTGATTCCGCGAGTCCTGCGGAATTTCCTCACGGATACCCGGTCTGGAAAATCTGCTACCCCCATGAATGGAGCGATGCCCTTCGAATCACCGGAGGAGATCCCCACAAAGCGGCCTCCCTTCTCTGGTCCGTAAAGGAGTCTTTCGCGAAAGCTCTGGGGTCCGGATTCCACCTTTTCGATGCACTCAGCGTGCTCGCAGAGTATACTTCCAAAGATAACGAGACCTTGTGCTTTAAATTATGGTTGAACGATAAAGCGCGGGAAAAAATATGCACGTTCAGTTCGCTGTCTCAGTGCCGGCAAAGGAATGGACGCCATTTCGATCTACCCGAACGGGAAAACCCCCTCTTCTCTAATATTGAATATACCCCGGGAATGGCCTTCGCGAGATATGTTAAGCAGAAATTTGCCTGGTTGACCGTTACGTTTATTGATACTCCCTTCTCTCCGTGA